The DNA segment CCATCAAAGTCATTACCGTCAGTAGAGCCATCGCCCGAGCCCGCTTTTGGCTTGTACACGTTAGCGTCAATCGCCATCAACCAAAGCCCTTCAACAGGCTCAACCAGATAGGTGGAATCTGGAATGTAAGAACAGTCCGTAAAGTCCTCTTCTTTGTATTCACCGCCACTACCTTGGTGACAGATCTCATACTGGCGTCTCTCAAAGGCTGCCTCTTTTTGGGCGAGTGCTAGAGAGTAGTTCTCACGAGCTTCATCTGAGCTATAAGGCGTTTCGAAATAAACATACTCAGACTGAGGGAAGAAGCCGTGGTGGCCTAAGATGTCCATGATCTCAAAGTAGCCCCACTCAACCATTTCATCGGTACAAATGGTTTGCATATCGCTACCATCACCATCAATACAGACCGTATGCCCAGTTGAGAAAATACGGATTTCTTCACCGTCTTCACCGAGGAAACCACCGTCACCACCACTAGTAGGACCGCCTTTACCCGCATCAATCGTAAATGGACGGACAGGATCGTGGTTACCTGGTGCCGCAAAGAACTGCAGGCCATGCTTTTCACGATACTCATCAAAGATGTTAACCAAACCACGCATATGGATCGGCTGACCGTCATCACTAAAATCACCTGGTAGCGCGACATATTTAATACCACGAGCAACAACATCATCTAACGCAGCAATTATCGCAAAGTAGTTTTCGTTGAACAGACGAGTCGAGTTCATCTGTGCTTGCATGGTACGTATAGTCGCGTTCTTACCAGAGATGCTGTTTGGCAAACCGTCAAATGAACCATCTTCGAATACACCATAAACATCGTGGAAGTGAATATCTGGCATAAATGCGACTTTTAGACCCGTGATCGGCTCTACTGGTTTTGGCTCATCATTCGAGTCTGAATTACAACCTAATAAGGTCATTGTACTCAGCATCGCCAGTGACAGCGTTTTTAACTTCATCGTTCAACTCTAATTAGTAATACAAATTGATGGGAACACTAGAGGCTTTAGATGACAGCTCAGTTTAAATCTCATGTCAGTCTTATTGCATTGAGCCTTACTCGTGATCTTGTTCCACAGTTTTGATGCGACAAAATGCAACGTAAACCAAACACATAAATGATGAGCAACATAGTTCAAACACTCTTGGGTATTATTTCCAACAAACCACCCCTGAAAGCGCTTCAACAATAGAACTTCAATCGCGACTTCTGTTATTCTTACCCCACAAATAACTTGATCCCTGATACTTGGAACCCATTATGAAAATCGGCATCATCGGTGCGATGGAACAAGAAGTTTCTATCCTTAAAAACGCAATTGTAAACCTTGAGCATGTAGAGAAAGGCGGTTGTTCGTTCTTCTCAGGTCAACTCAATGGCGTAGACGTGGTACTACTGCAATCAGGTATTGGTAAAGTTGCTGCTGCTGTTGGTACTGCAATTTTGCTTGATGAATATCAACCTGATGTCGTGATCAACACCGGCTCTGCAGGTGGTTTTGATTCAACGCTGAATTTGGGCGATGTGGTGATCTCTACTGAAGTTCGCCATCACGATGCTGACGTAACGGCCTTTGGTTACGAGATTGGTCAAATGGCGGGTCAGCCTGCAGCGTTTAAGTCGGACGAGAAGCTGATGACAATCGCAGAGCAAGCACTTGAGCAAATGGAAGATAAACACGCAGTGCGT comes from the Vibrio astriarenae genome and includes:
- the mtnN gene encoding 5'-methylthioadenosine/S-adenosylhomocysteine nucleosidase codes for the protein MKIGIIGAMEQEVSILKNAIVNLEHVEKGGCSFFSGQLNGVDVVLLQSGIGKVAAAVGTAILLDEYQPDVVINTGSAGGFDSTLNLGDVVISTEVRHHDADVTAFGYEIGQMAGQPAAFKSDEKLMTIAEQALEQMEDKHAVRGLICTGDAFVCTPERQAFIRTHFPSVIAVEMEAAAIAQACHQFNTPFVVVRAISDVADKESPMSFEEFLPLAAKSSSEMVIKMVDFLK